The Rhizobium indicum genome has a segment encoding these proteins:
- a CDS encoding MarR family winged helix-turn-helix transcriptional regulator — protein sequence MTAKDTEHLPEAPAPQNGYHVTEQVGHLLRKAYQRHLSIFQTNASDPDLTSVQFVTLCALHDLGPSSQVELVKATSVDQATIRGIVERLKARGLIDLSKDEADGRKVVISLLPKGEALLEEMYPRAHLISEETVSRLNPAERIALLYLLRKIADDECAEL from the coding sequence ATGACCGCAAAAGACACCGAACACCTGCCCGAAGCGCCGGCGCCTCAGAATGGCTACCACGTCACGGAGCAAGTCGGGCATCTGCTGCGCAAGGCCTATCAGCGTCATCTTTCGATTTTCCAGACCAATGCCAGCGATCCAGACCTGACATCGGTGCAGTTCGTGACGCTGTGCGCGCTGCATGACCTCGGTCCCAGTTCACAGGTCGAACTCGTCAAGGCCACCTCCGTCGACCAGGCGACCATCCGTGGCATCGTCGAGCGGCTGAAGGCCCGCGGGCTGATCGATCTCTCCAAGGACGAGGCCGACGGCCGCAAGGTGGTGATCTCCCTGCTGCCCAAGGGCGAGGCCCTGCTCGAGGAGATGTATCCCCGGGCACATCTCATCAGCGAAGAGACTGTTTCACGCCTCAATCCGGCAGAACGCATTGCTCTGTTGTACCTCCTGCGCAAAATCGCTGATGACGAGTGTGCAGAACTGTAG
- a CDS encoding maleate cis-trans isomerase family protein, with translation MQKYYRIGQIVPSSNTTMETEIPAMLTARQSIRPERFTFHSSRMRMKKVVKEELAAMDAESDRCAVELSDARVDVLGYACLVAIMAMGLGYHRQSEKRLTGRTQENNANIPVVTSAGALIEGLKVMKANKIAVVAPYMKPLTELVVNYIREEGFEVMDWRALEIPDNLDVARHDPENLPAIVQTLDLSNVDVIVLSACVQMPSLPVIAKVEAMTGKPVLTAAAATTYCMLKKLGLEAVVPGAGALLSGAY, from the coding sequence GTGCAGAAATATTACCGTATCGGCCAGATCGTTCCGAGCTCCAACACAACGATGGAGACCGAAATTCCCGCCATGTTGACGGCGCGCCAGTCCATCCGCCCCGAGCGCTTCACCTTCCACTCCAGCCGCATGCGGATGAAGAAAGTGGTCAAGGAAGAACTGGCCGCGATGGACGCCGAATCCGACCGTTGCGCCGTCGAGCTTTCCGACGCCCGCGTCGATGTTCTGGGATATGCTTGCCTGGTTGCCATCATGGCGATGGGCCTCGGCTATCACCGCCAGTCGGAAAAGCGTCTGACGGGTCGCACTCAGGAAAACAACGCGAACATTCCCGTCGTTACCAGCGCTGGCGCGTTGATCGAGGGCCTGAAGGTGATGAAGGCAAACAAGATCGCCGTCGTCGCACCCTATATGAAACCGTTGACCGAACTCGTGGTGAATTACATCCGGGAAGAGGGTTTCGAGGTCATGGATTGGCGGGCCCTTGAAATTCCCGACAATCTCGATGTCGCCCGCCACGATCCAGAAAATCTCCCGGCCATTGTCCAGACACTCGATCTGTCGAACGTCGATGTCATCGTGCTGTCGGCCTGCGTGCAGATGCCGTCGCTGCCGGTGATTGCCAAGGTCGAGGCCATGACCGGGAAGCCGGTTCTGACCGCCGCTGCGGCGACAACTTACTGTATGCTCAAGAAGCTCGGTCTGGAAGCAGTCGTGCCGGGCGCCGGCGCACTTCTGTCCGGCGCATACTGA
- a CDS encoding alpha/beta fold hydrolase translates to MSGGALYGANVFANGIRQHYLRYGGNGPAVILIPGITSPAITWGFVAERLAERYDVYVIDVRGRGLSSTGPDLEYGLDTMAADVVGFASALGLSAPALLGHSMGARIAIRAAVSAPRAFSRLALIDPPVSGPGRRAYPSKLPWYVDSIRLALKGIDAEDMKAFCPTWTDEQLKLRAEWLHTCYEPAIVTAFEDFHKDDIFSDLPKLNQPAMLMVAGRGGVIEPADEDEIQALYPAVEIVRVPNAGHMIPWDDFDGFFAALGDFLSRY, encoded by the coding sequence ATGAGCGGCGGTGCGTTGTACGGGGCAAACGTCTTCGCCAACGGCATTCGGCAACACTATCTGCGCTACGGCGGAAACGGCCCTGCCGTCATCCTGATCCCCGGCATAACCAGCCCGGCGATCACCTGGGGATTTGTCGCCGAGCGGCTCGCCGAGCGCTACGACGTCTACGTGATCGACGTGCGCGGCCGGGGGCTGTCTTCGACCGGTCCAGATCTCGAATACGGGCTCGACACGATGGCAGCTGACGTCGTCGGCTTCGCCTCAGCGCTCGGACTTTCCGCTCCGGCACTGCTTGGCCACTCGATGGGTGCACGCATTGCAATCCGCGCCGCCGTTTCGGCACCTAGGGCGTTCTCGCGGCTTGCGCTGATCGATCCGCCTGTGTCTGGCCCCGGACGTCGCGCCTACCCGAGCAAGCTGCCCTGGTATGTCGACAGCATCCGCCTGGCGCTGAAGGGCATCGATGCGGAAGACATGAAGGCGTTTTGCCCGACATGGACCGACGAACAGCTGAAGCTGCGCGCCGAATGGCTGCACACCTGCTACGAGCCCGCCATCGTCACCGCCTTCGAGGACTTCCACAAGGACGACATCTTCTCCGATCTCCCGAAGCTCAACCAGCCAGCCATGCTTATGGTTGCCGGTCGCGGAGGCGTCATCGAGCCGGCGGATGAGGACGAAATCCAGGCACTTTATCCAGCGGTGGAAATCGTGCGCGTGCCCAATGCCGGGCACATGATCCCATGGGATGATTTCGACGGTTTCTTTGCCGCGCTTGGAGATTTTCTCTCCCGTTATTGA
- a CDS encoding leucyl aminopeptidase has translation MDQFSFTEICLHQLKMSGVHDGEKLIVLTQGNDRLDYADAFMAAGMRLGAKMYHMRLPPVPPAGAWAVGQTGLAAMPDAVEALKAADMLIDCIFLLFSPEQMAIQAAGTRILTAVEPPEILARMLPTKELRERVEFAGDLLSKAKVMRITSAHGTDVTYKLNTYPTVTEYACTDEPGRWDHWPSGFVFTGGDDDGVDGTIVVAPGDILLPQNIYVRDPIIYTIENGWVTDIRGGLDAELVKSYMAGFNDPRGMGMSHVGWGLNQNAKWHRMVPGEFPGGMGMEARSFYGNVMFSTGPNNELGGPNDTACHLDIPMRGCSLFLDDEPMVLDGDIAVKEMKYNFK, from the coding sequence ATGGATCAATTCAGCTTCACGGAAATCTGCCTGCATCAGTTGAAGATGTCGGGCGTCCACGACGGAGAAAAACTCATTGTCCTTACCCAGGGCAACGATCGCCTCGATTACGCCGACGCCTTTATGGCGGCGGGCATGCGTCTTGGCGCCAAGATGTATCACATGCGTTTGCCGCCGGTGCCGCCGGCAGGTGCGTGGGCGGTCGGCCAGACAGGCCTCGCCGCCATGCCGGACGCGGTAGAGGCCCTGAAGGCCGCCGACATGCTGATCGATTGCATCTTCCTGCTCTTCAGCCCGGAACAGATGGCGATCCAGGCGGCCGGCACGCGCATCCTGACTGCCGTCGAACCGCCGGAGATTCTCGCGCGCATGCTGCCGACAAAGGAACTGCGCGAGCGCGTCGAATTTGCCGGAGACCTGCTGTCCAAAGCGAAGGTGATGCGGATCACCTCTGCGCATGGCACAGATGTCACCTACAAGCTCAATACCTATCCCACCGTCACGGAATATGCGTGCACGGACGAGCCTGGCCGCTGGGATCATTGGCCGTCCGGGTTTGTCTTTACCGGTGGTGACGACGATGGCGTCGACGGCACAATCGTCGTTGCTCCCGGCGATATCCTGCTGCCGCAGAATATCTACGTGCGCGACCCGATCATCTATACGATCGAGAACGGTTGGGTCACCGATATCCGCGGTGGCCTCGATGCCGAGCTGGTCAAATCCTACATGGCAGGTTTCAACGACCCGCGTGGCATGGGCATGAGCCATGTCGGCTGGGGCCTTAATCAGAACGCCAAGTGGCATCGAATGGTGCCCGGCGAATTCCCGGGCGGCATGGGCATGGAGGCACGCTCCTTCTACGGCAACGTGATGTTCTCCACTGGCCCCAACAACGAGCTCGGCGGCCCGAACGACACCGCCTGCCATCTGGACATCCCGATGCGCGGTTGCTCGCTGTTCCTCGACGATGAACCGATGGTTCTGGATGGCGACATCGCCGTCAAGGAAATGAAGTACAACTTCAAATAA
- a CDS encoding N-carbamoylsarcosine amidohydrolase has protein sequence MQSAESNYQGVWGNRIGFGQRPALLVIDFLKGYTTEGAPLYAPGVVDAVAQTPALIQAARDAGIPVIHTRILYLAENCADGGMWVKKSPVMKGMVEGNVLAEFCGGVEPANGELVIVKQYASAFFGTSLASQLHAQGIDTVIMAGCSTSGCIRATAVDAVQHGFRGIVVRECVGDRHPDPHNANLFDIDSKYGDVVSREEAIAEIAKVKSECP, from the coding sequence ATGCAGAGCGCAGAAAGCAATTATCAAGGCGTCTGGGGTAACCGCATCGGCTTCGGCCAGCGCCCTGCCCTGCTCGTCATCGATTTCCTGAAGGGGTACACCACCGAGGGCGCGCCTCTCTACGCCCCGGGCGTGGTTGACGCGGTCGCGCAGACGCCGGCGCTCATCCAGGCCGCCCGCGACGCCGGCATCCCGGTCATCCATACGCGCATCCTCTATCTTGCGGAAAACTGCGCTGACGGCGGTATGTGGGTGAAGAAATCGCCCGTCATGAAGGGAATGGTCGAAGGCAATGTGCTGGCCGAGTTCTGCGGCGGCGTCGAGCCTGCCAATGGCGAGCTCGTTATCGTCAAGCAGTATGCCAGCGCTTTCTTCGGCACCAGCCTTGCCTCGCAGCTGCATGCGCAGGGCATCGACACCGTGATCATGGCCGGCTGCTCGACCAGCGGCTGTATCCGCGCCACCGCCGTCGACGCGGTCCAGCACGGATTCCGTGGCATCGTCGTGCGCGAATGCGTCGGAGACCGGCACCCGGATCCGCACAATGCCAACCTCTTCGATATCGACAGCAAATATGGCGATGTCGTTTCGAGGGAGGAGGCGATCGCCGAAATCGCCAAGGTCAAGTCCGAATGTCCGTAA
- a CDS encoding LysR family transcriptional regulator: MNDYKLLRTFLLAAEKRNFAQVARELDMTPAAVTRAIAALEEDLGVQLFVRTTRQVSLTTDGAIFAAQIQPAVQALDNARKDVMNTHKADHGRLRISAPTWFGQQALPPILSAFKERYPKISFEISLADGLVNIIDDDYDLAIRISAAPSDKFTIWRKISVVRRILVAAPGSRFFDMKHPNELIPDDCLAYSGDSKRETWTLSDGSGSATISAGRAFSANSGEVLASMAADGVGVAMLPKFHVAEHLRTGRLVHVLRDWAPPDLWLTLYYPPYQVLPPRIASFSKFFEQQVPAFMAVME; encoded by the coding sequence ATGAACGACTACAAGCTGCTTCGAACCTTTCTGCTGGCCGCCGAAAAGCGGAACTTCGCGCAGGTTGCGCGCGAACTCGACATGACCCCGGCAGCCGTCACCCGGGCGATCGCCGCCCTGGAAGAAGACCTTGGCGTGCAACTCTTCGTGCGGACCACGCGCCAGGTGTCTCTGACCACCGACGGCGCGATCTTCGCGGCCCAGATCCAGCCGGCGGTGCAGGCACTGGACAATGCGCGCAAGGACGTGATGAATACCCACAAGGCGGATCATGGCCGCCTGCGGATCAGCGCGCCGACCTGGTTCGGCCAGCAGGCCTTGCCGCCCATCCTGTCGGCCTTTAAGGAACGCTACCCGAAGATCAGCTTCGAGATCTCGCTCGCGGATGGGCTCGTGAACATTATTGACGACGACTATGATCTGGCGATCCGCATTTCCGCGGCACCCTCGGACAAGTTCACGATCTGGCGCAAGATCAGCGTCGTGCGCCGTATCCTCGTCGCAGCGCCGGGCAGCCGGTTTTTCGACATGAAACATCCGAACGAGCTCATTCCCGACGATTGCCTGGCCTATAGCGGTGACAGCAAGCGGGAGACCTGGACGCTGTCGGACGGCAGTGGTAGCGCCACGATTTCTGCGGGCCGGGCATTCAGCGCCAATAGCGGAGAGGTGCTGGCGAGCATGGCGGCCGACGGCGTCGGGGTCGCCATGCTGCCCAAGTTCCATGTGGCCGAGCATCTGCGGACCGGACGGCTGGTCCACGTCCTGCGGGACTGGGCGCCGCCAGACTTATGGTTGACCCTGTACTACCCCCCGTATCAGGTGCTGCCGCCCCGTATCGCCTCGTTCTCGAAGTTCTTTGAACAGCAGGTCCCGGCGTTCATGGCCGTAATGGAGTGA